The proteins below are encoded in one region of Salmo salar chromosome ssa02, Ssal_v3.1, whole genome shotgun sequence:
- the LOC106590961 gene encoding uncharacterized protein codes for METPKFRFTPSQELVLKATPQAVKVAADGPPASGAQGHPVRAKKWEEVEAEARARVVSEGGDPGAEMVVLSRCTVQFGKYRGQTFKWMMENDVGYMVHVVTVHQKERARERSVSQHPLMANKDALTRYSCAYPAFDEMVRFNRAHEEAKVLSSQPGQEGKALVGIGKYKWDTLQDLYEATGADRIKYVRSMRTQTPRYPGSAMAALISYIQRRDQEGVAAVARPAAASTSPTSTTRPKSILVLRSLRSFQGALAPGELQAKMKKLIASQPAVQGVSFPRPALPSTDLSDAELVKAAADIDTSVAPQVPRSLPRPLPLTSQVPVHAPVHAQSEEEDLPRQSFLPPRPSSKSAELLLPESWRSSLTKEQQRWIGHTLFTRNSFGRSTLATDLVTWWTPPQPRPIYNQPPASPDPFFACQLFLWMPVRIWAYKLACPQSGCRGTLCKAGLYKTIRRVLDIDRWYLMATEYLECGRCKKKVAGWSRDLVSQLDARHRCQFPAILTYKLSCDLRVVRMLRSRTLGNSASQTYSKLCESHSESWMRSCIRYLGECEQFLALSTGRQFTYPPEMPPVPSPVWLLTVYSHDVLSRLDEVKARVTSIFGSILKMDSTKKVTKKLAGTAADTAAWVTNVGNEHGQVLVSVLTAGEGEGLLPMAAGLMERYRLAGVAPPQLMYVDRDCCSSFGGSKTAAMFNEWDRLVVRLDIWHLMRRFASGVTTESHQLYGPFMRQLSVCIFEWDAGDVRRLLEAKRSELEGKHGMVGLTEAEVSRKIGPSQVFVPLPRPLPTLPPFSATWPGKRYL; via the exons ATGGAAACTCCAAAGTTCCGGTTCACGCCCTCACAGGAGTTGGTCCTCAAGGCCACACCTCAGGCAGTGAAGGTGGCCGCTGACGGCCCCCCTGCTTCGGGTGCTCAGGGCCATCCTGTGAGGGCTAAGAAGTGGGAGGAAGTGGAGGCAGAGGCTCGAGCCCGCGTCGTCTCCGAGGGAGGTGACCCCGGTGCAGAGATGGTCGTCCTGAGCCGGTGCACGGTTCAGTTCGGCAAGTACCGGGGTCAGACCTTCAAGTGGATGATGGAGAACGACGTGGGCTACATGGTGCACGTGGTAACAGTGCATCAGAAGGAGAGGGCGCGAGAGCGCAGTGTTTCCCAGCATCCCCTGATGGCCAACAAGGACGCCTTGACTCGCTACTCGTGCGCCTATCCGGCCTTCGATGAGATGGTCAGGTTCAACCGGGCGCACGAGGAAGCTAAAGTCCTGTCCTCCCAGCCAG GCCAGGAGGGCAAGGCCCTTGTTGGCATCGGGAAGTACAAGTGGGACACGCTGCAGGACCTGTATGAGGCTACGGGTGCGGACAGGATAAA ATATGTCAGGAGCATGAGGACGCAGACACCCCGTTATCCTGGGAGTGCGATGGCCGCCTTGATTAGCTACATCCAACGCAGAGACCAGGAGGGGGTAGCTGCTGTGGCCAGGCCCGCCGCAGCCAGCACCAGCCCCACCAGCACCACCCGGCCCAAGA GCATCTTGGTCCTGCGATCTCTGCGTTCCTTTCAAGGCGCTCTCGCCCCTGGTGAACTGCAGGCGAAGATGAAGAAACTTATTGCTTCTCAGCCTGCAGTTCAAG GGGTGTCTTTCCCTCGACCAGCACTGCCATCGACCGATCTATCGGACGCAGAGCTGGTCAAAGCAGCTGCTGACATAGACACAT CCGTAGCCCCACAGGTCCCCCGATCGCTCCCTCGGCCTCTGCCTCTAACTTCACAGGTCCCGGTCCATGCCCCGGTCCATGCCCAGAGCGAAGAGGAGGATTTGCCCCGGCAGTCCTTCCTGCCTCCAAGGCCCTCCTCAAAAAGTGCTGAG cTGCTGCTCCCAGAGAGTTGGCGTTCATCTCTCACCAAGGAGCAGCAGCGGTGGATCGGCCACACGCTGTTCACCAGGAACAGTTTTGGGAGGTCGACACTCGCCACCGACCTGGTCACGTGGTGGACGCCTCCCCAACCGCGGCCGATCTACAATCAGCCACCCGCATCCCCTGACCCCTTCTTCGCATGTCAGCTGTTCCTTTGGATGCCCGTACGTATATGGGCATACAAGCTGGCATGTCCCCAGTCTGGGTGCAGAGGCACACTCTGCAAGGCTGGGCTCTACAAGACCATCCGGAGGGTCTTGGACATCGACCGCTGGTATCTCATGGCCACTGAGTACCTGGAATGCGGTCGGTGTAAGAAGAAGGTCGCGGGGTGGTCACGGGACCTTGTCAGTCAGCTGGACGCTCGGCATCGCTGCCAGTTTCCAGCAATATTGACATACAA gctgtcCTGTGACCTGCGGGTTGTGAGGATGCTGAGGTCGCGCACTTTGGGGAACAGTGCGTCACAGACCTACAGCAAGCTGTGTGAAAGTCACAGCGAGTCGTGGATGCGGAGTTGTATACGGTACCTCGGGGAGTGCGAGCAGTTTCTGGCCTTGAGCACTGGGCGGCAGTTCACTTATCCACCGGAGATGCCCCCGGTGCCCTCACCCGTCTGGCTGCTGACAGTCTACAGCCATGACGTGCTGTCGCGGCTGGACGAGGTGAAGGCCAGGGTCACCTCCATCTTTGGGTCCATCTTAAAGATGGACTCTACAAAGAAG gtgaCTAAAAAGCTTGCGGGTACCGCTGCAGACACGGCCGCCTGGGTTACCAACGTTGGTAACGAGCATGGGCAGGTCCTCGTCAGTGTCCTCACTGCTGGTGAGGGCGAGGGCCTGCTCCCCATGGCGGCTGGTCTCATGGAGCGGTACCGGCTCGCCGGGGTGGCGCCCCCCCAGCTCATGTACGTGGACCGAGACTGCTGCTCCAGCTTCGGCGGATCAAAGACAGCTGCCATGTTCAATGAGTGGGACCGGCTGGTGGTTCGGCTGGACATCTGGCACCTGATGCGGCGGTTCGCGTCAGGTGTCACCACTGAGAGCCACCAGCTCTACGGTCCCTTCATGCGGCAGCTGTCAGTCTGCATCTTTGAGTGGGATGCAGGCGATGTCCGCAGACTGCTGGAGGCCAAGAGGTCTGAGCTGGAGGGGAAGCACGGGATGGTCGGCCTCACCGAGGCGGAGGTTTCGAGGAAGATCGGCCCCTCCCAAGTCTTTGTTCCTCTGCCCCGACCACTTCCCACCCTTCCCCCATTTTCTGCAACATGGCCTGGCAAAAGATACTTATAA